The following coding sequences lie in one Leptospira selangorensis genomic window:
- a CDS encoding adenine phosphoribosyltransferase, producing the protein MSIVKSKIRTIPDYPRKGILFRDITSLLLDPEGLALTIGTFVDRYTGKGITKVAGIEARGFIIGAPLAFQLGVGFIPIRKKGKLPSETVSQEYDLEYGKDVIEIHKDSVVPGDRILLMDDLIATGGTMIAAVQLLQKLGAEVPEVGVIIDLPDLGGATKLSKDLGVNVFSICEFEGH; encoded by the coding sequence ATGTCCATAGTTAAAAGCAAAATTCGCACGATCCCGGATTATCCCCGCAAAGGAATCCTATTCAGAGACATCACTTCCTTATTATTAGATCCGGAAGGATTAGCTCTTACCATAGGCACTTTCGTGGACCGGTACACAGGCAAAGGAATCACTAAAGTTGCCGGAATCGAAGCAAGAGGTTTTATCATAGGTGCACCTCTCGCATTCCAACTAGGAGTAGGTTTTATACCTATCCGTAAAAAAGGAAAACTTCCTTCTGAAACTGTTTCCCAAGAATACGATCTAGAATACGGAAAAGATGTGATCGAGATACATAAGGATTCGGTTGTTCCTGGAGACAGGATACTACTCATGGATGACTTGATCGCTACCGGTGGGACAATGATCGCTGCAGTTCAGTTATTACAAAAGTTAGGCGCAGAAGTTCCGGAAGTAGGAGTCATCATTGACCTTCCTGATCTAGGCGGAGCGACAAAATTAAGTAAAGATCTAGGTGTAAACGTATTCTCTATCTGCGAATTCGAAGGACATTAA
- the htpX gene encoding protease HtpX gives MALFRRFGLFALTNIAVIFTIGLILRLTGLDVYLAKSGVPYASTLLFAAIWGMGGAFISLLLSKFMVKASMGVQVIDPRNASGWQRDLLTRVQRLAQAAGLPMPEVGYYESPEINAFATGPSRNSALVAVSTGLLNGMDSEELDGVLGHELSHVANGDMVTMTLVQGVINSFVIFFSWIVSKLIVSQLNRNDDRGSSGGFFMEFMIRQLLMVVFGLLGSIVVAYVSRAREFRADAGGAKLAGRSSMISALERLKVAFNRDPIDQRGETIAALKISNRAGGLASLFATHPPLEERIAALRAKAY, from the coding sequence ATGGCGCTTTTTCGTAGATTTGGATTATTCGCGCTTACCAATATCGCGGTAATTTTCACGATCGGATTAATACTCAGACTTACCGGACTAGATGTTTATTTAGCTAAGTCCGGAGTACCTTATGCTAGTACCCTTCTATTCGCTGCGATTTGGGGTATGGGAGGCGCATTCATTTCTTTGCTGCTTTCTAAGTTTATGGTAAAGGCCTCCATGGGAGTCCAAGTGATCGATCCTAGAAACGCATCCGGATGGCAAAGAGATCTTTTAACTAGAGTGCAAAGATTGGCACAGGCAGCAGGACTACCTATGCCGGAAGTTGGATATTACGAGTCTCCTGAGATCAACGCATTCGCAACAGGTCCTAGCAGAAATAGCGCATTAGTTGCCGTATCCACCGGACTTTTAAACGGAATGGATAGCGAAGAATTGGATGGAGTTTTAGGACACGAACTTTCTCACGTAGCCAATGGAGACATGGTGACCATGACTTTGGTCCAAGGAGTGATCAACTCATTCGTGATCTTCTTCTCTTGGATCGTAAGTAAGTTGATCGTTTCTCAATTGAATCGTAACGATGATAGAGGATCCAGCGGTGGATTCTTTATGGAGTTCATGATCAGACAACTTCTTATGGTAGTCTTCGGACTTTTAGGCTCTATAGTTGTAGCTTATGTTTCCAGAGCCAGAGAATTCCGTGCTGACGCAGGCGGAGCAAAATTGGCGGGAAGATCCAGCATGATCTCTGCTTTAGAAAGATTAAAAGTCGCTTTCAATAGAGATCCGATCGACCAGAGAGGAGAAACCATCGCCGCTTTGAAAATTTCTAACAGAGCCGGAGGACTTGCATCCTTATTTGCAACCCACCCTCCTCTAGAAGAAAGAATTGCAGCTCTTAGAGCAAAAGCATACTAA
- a CDS encoding NCS2 family permease — protein sequence MSKYKWFVAGDLDGFFGLMIDNLIQILVLVALCIGFCGMPQDFVFRVVIPGAAISLLVGNLFYAWQARQLAIADNRSDVTALPYGINTVSLFAFVFFVMFPVYQKTNSYKAAWSIGLLASFLSGLIEFFGAFIAEKIRKATPRAALLSALAGIALTFISMDFLVRTFLNPLVAFVPFGIILLQYFGRVVFPFKIPGGLISVIVGTLLAWYLPHITGKQMMDGAALHSSIDFGFNFPVWSGGDLFEAWNQIGIREYLSVILPMGIFNVIGSLQNIESAEAAGDKYNTRNSLMMNGVGTIVGSLFGSPFPTTIYIGHPGWKALGARSGYSSLNGIFMTLIAFFGLVSFVCALIPVEAGMAIVLWIGIVIGAQAFEATPTRHAPAVVLGLLPALAGWGVLMIQSAFNYAAPILAKAIEGTEAASKTQNIWLSTVPLDQPIFPYSLGGLLSLSQGFLLSSMVWAAIATFVIDRDFKKAIIASLIGALLAGTGFIHSYSLAGNAILNSFQLNLGPFVWAYLLLAGLFLLASFLKKEPRAV from the coding sequence ATGAGCAAATACAAATGGTTTGTTGCCGGAGACCTGGATGGATTCTTCGGGCTGATGATTGATAACCTGATCCAAATTTTGGTTCTGGTAGCATTGTGTATCGGTTTTTGCGGAATGCCTCAGGATTTCGTATTCAGGGTTGTGATCCCAGGAGCTGCAATCTCACTACTCGTCGGAAATCTTTTTTATGCTTGGCAAGCAAGACAACTTGCAATCGCAGATAACAGAAGTGATGTAACCGCATTACCTTACGGGATCAATACAGTTTCTTTATTCGCATTCGTCTTTTTTGTAATGTTCCCAGTTTACCAAAAGACGAACAGTTATAAAGCCGCTTGGTCTATAGGACTTCTTGCAAGTTTTCTATCCGGTTTGATCGAATTTTTTGGAGCATTTATTGCGGAGAAGATCCGCAAGGCAACTCCAAGAGCGGCACTACTTTCTGCACTTGCAGGAATTGCACTTACATTTATCTCCATGGACTTTTTAGTCCGTACATTCTTAAACCCGCTTGTTGCATTTGTTCCATTCGGAATTATACTCTTGCAATATTTCGGAAGAGTTGTTTTTCCATTTAAGATCCCAGGCGGACTTATTTCAGTAATCGTAGGAACCTTACTTGCTTGGTATCTTCCCCATATCACAGGAAAACAAATGATGGACGGGGCCGCATTACACTCCTCTATCGATTTTGGATTTAATTTCCCGGTATGGAGTGGTGGGGATCTATTCGAAGCTTGGAATCAGATCGGTATCAGAGAATATTTATCTGTGATCTTGCCTATGGGAATTTTTAACGTAATCGGTTCATTGCAAAACATAGAGTCAGCAGAAGCAGCCGGAGACAAATACAATACCAGGAATTCACTCATGATGAATGGTGTTGGAACAATAGTCGGTTCTTTATTCGGATCTCCTTTCCCAACTACAATTTATATCGGTCATCCAGGTTGGAAAGCCTTAGGTGCTAGATCCGGTTACTCCAGCTTGAATGGGATTTTCATGACATTGATTGCATTCTTCGGATTAGTCAGTTTTGTATGTGCACTTATCCCGGTCGAAGCAGGAATGGCGATCGTACTTTGGATCGGTATAGTAATCGGTGCACAAGCATTCGAAGCTACACCTACTAGACATGCACCAGCGGTTGTGCTTGGACTTCTTCCTGCCCTTGCTGGTTGGGGAGTTTTGATGATCCAGAGTGCATTCAATTACGCAGCACCAATTCTTGCAAAAGCGATAGAAGGAACAGAGGCAGCTTCTAAAACCCAGAATATCTGGCTTTCTACAGTGCCATTAGATCAGCCGATTTTTCCATATTCTCTAGGCGGGCTTTTGAGTTTGTCCCAGGGATTTTTACTTTCCTCCATGGTTTGGGCTGCAATCGCAACATTTGTGATCGATAGAGATTTTAAGAAGGCGATAATCGCCAGTTTGATCGGTGCACTTCTTGCCGGGACAGGATTTATACATTCTTATTCCTTGGCTGGAAACGCAATTTTGAACTCTTTTCAGCTAAACCTGGGTCCATTTGTTTGGGCATATTTATTACTTGCGGGACTTTTTCTTCTCGCTTCTTTCTTAAAGAAGGAACCTAGAGCGGTCTAA
- a CDS encoding ClpXP protease specificity-enhancing factor SspB, translating to MDSPNLEDIQALREFKKQLFSVYWERFGTFYVHVMPHPDLKIGKRGLVGEEPESGIILVIGPRAARDIKIEEEWVYAELQFGYTWEQVFLPWDGIFRYFDKSQQTVTQMRIYLGKPDIPPKKEETSPAETKEEVSDPESGSSKRKDNVIQVDFGSKTKK from the coding sequence ATGGATAGTCCGAATTTAGAAGACATACAGGCACTTCGAGAATTCAAAAAACAACTCTTTTCAGTGTACTGGGAAAGGTTTGGCACCTTCTATGTACACGTAATGCCTCATCCGGATCTAAAAATCGGAAAAAGAGGACTCGTGGGCGAAGAACCTGAATCAGGCATCATCCTAGTCATAGGACCCCGCGCCGCAAGAGATATCAAAATAGAAGAAGAATGGGTCTACGCAGAACTACAGTTCGGCTACACTTGGGAGCAAGTCTTTCTGCCCTGGGACGGAATTTTCAGATATTTCGACAAGTCCCAACAAACAGTCACTCAAATGAGAATTTATTTAGGTAAACCGGACATTCCTCCTAAAAAAGAAGAAACATCTCCGGCAGAAACCAAAGAAGAAGTTTCCGATCCTGAATCCGGATCTTCAAAACGAAAAGATAATGTAATCCAAGTAGACTTCGGGAGTAAAACAAAGAAATGA
- a CDS encoding polysaccharide biosynthesis protein translates to MGQWNRRSLLFPLDLSFMILSYFLAHLIRFESTVFLQEPNDFFIPLLIVVVCRSLVFLFSNIYRSIWAYASIHDLVEIIKTTILSSLISNTALLFYNGFEHLSRMIPVIDTLLLLGFLCIRSLSWRLVRDQYILRKKQGDGIPTLILGAGKTGATLLTELRRHNDLNLLPLGLLDDDESKIGAHIQGVPVLGKIDQAESLIRSLEIKKVLIAFSNPDGKQIGKLIKSFESENVDFKILPSLGSLFFDPPKVQQLREIRVEDVLGRPVVDLEIESIRSYIAGKTILITGAGGSIGSELCRQVAVFNPAKMILLDSAETPLYEIDYELRKVFKDSGIQFRAVIADIKNPLRIGSVFETDRPQVVFHSAAYKHVPMMEINPSEAVLNNVLGTKNLADISKIYGTERFVLISTDKAVNPVNIMGASKRVAELYLQAISQGTKTKFITVRFGNVLGSSGSVIPRFREQISNGGPVTVTHPDIIRYFMTIPEATQLVLQAAAMGEKEEIFLLDMGEPIRILNLAEDMIRLSGFRPYTDIPIVFTGLRPGEKLFEELLLDLEGIKKTHHPKIRIAAPLEEGDPSSFQARFNSLLEAAKSDLEEEIFSSFKTLVPEYKIHKEYISEESSRKLKNDG, encoded by the coding sequence ATGGGTCAATGGAATCGTCGAAGCCTTCTTTTCCCTTTGGATTTAAGCTTCATGATCCTTTCCTATTTTCTAGCCCACCTGATTCGTTTCGAATCCACCGTATTTCTACAGGAACCTAACGACTTTTTCATTCCACTTCTGATCGTAGTGGTCTGTCGTTCTCTAGTATTTCTATTTTCGAATATTTACAGATCGATTTGGGCTTACGCTTCCATCCACGACCTGGTGGAAATTATCAAGACCACCATTCTTTCTTCACTGATCTCGAATACCGCACTCTTATTCTATAACGGATTCGAACATCTTTCCAGAATGATCCCTGTAATAGATACACTTCTTCTTTTGGGATTTTTGTGTATCCGCAGCCTTTCTTGGAGATTAGTAAGGGATCAGTACATTCTACGCAAAAAACAAGGAGATGGAATTCCGACACTCATACTAGGGGCCGGAAAAACGGGTGCTACACTTTTAACCGAATTAAGAAGGCATAATGATCTGAACCTTCTCCCCTTGGGTCTTTTGGACGATGACGAATCCAAGATCGGAGCCCATATCCAAGGTGTTCCTGTGCTCGGAAAAATTGACCAGGCAGAATCTCTGATCCGTTCTCTGGAAATCAAAAAGGTTCTCATCGCATTCAGTAATCCCGACGGAAAACAGATCGGTAAACTTATCAAAAGTTTCGAATCCGAAAATGTGGATTTTAAGATCCTTCCCTCTTTGGGTTCTCTATTTTTCGATCCGCCCAAAGTACAACAATTAAGAGAGATCCGGGTAGAAGACGTATTAGGTCGCCCGGTTGTAGATCTAGAAATAGAATCCATCCGTTCTTATATCGCAGGTAAAACAATACTCATCACTGGAGCCGGCGGTTCTATCGGAAGCGAATTATGCAGACAAGTCGCGGTATTTAATCCTGCAAAAATGATCCTACTCGATTCCGCAGAAACTCCTCTGTACGAAATAGATTACGAGCTCAGAAAAGTTTTCAAAGACAGTGGTATCCAGTTCAGAGCAGTGATCGCAGATATTAAAAATCCACTGAGGATTGGTTCCGTTTTCGAAACGGATCGTCCCCAAGTCGTATTTCACTCCGCAGCTTACAAACATGTACCTATGATGGAGATCAATCCATCCGAAGCAGTCTTAAATAATGTACTCGGAACTAAGAACTTAGCGGATATTTCTAAAATTTATGGGACCGAACGTTTTGTTTTAATTTCCACGGACAAGGCAGTCAATCCAGTAAACATAATGGGCGCTTCCAAGAGAGTTGCGGAATTGTATCTGCAAGCGATCTCTCAGGGCACCAAGACAAAATTTATCACTGTAAGATTCGGTAACGTGTTAGGTTCCAGCGGCTCGGTCATTCCTAGATTTAGAGAACAGATCAGCAATGGTGGTCCTGTAACTGTGACCCATCCGGATATTATTCGTTATTTTATGACAATCCCGGAAGCTACACAATTGGTTTTGCAAGCAGCAGCTATGGGGGAGAAGGAAGAAATTTTTCTCCTAGATATGGGGGAACCGATCCGGATACTAAATCTAGCAGAAGACATGATCCGGCTTTCAGGATTCAGGCCTTATACGGATATTCCAATTGTATTCACAGGTTTAAGACCTGGAGAAAAACTATTCGAAGAACTGCTGTTAGATTTAGAAGGGATCAAAAAAACACATCATCCTAAAATCAGGATTGCAGCTCCTTTAGAGGAAGGAGATCCTAGCAGCTTCCAGGCCAGATTTAACTCTTTATTAGAAGCAGCAAAATCGGATCTAGAAGAAGAGATCTTCTCTTCTTTCAAGACGCTCGTGCCTGAGTATAAAATACATAAAGAATATATCAGCGAGGAATCCTCGCGTAAGTTGAAAAATGATGGATAG
- a CDS encoding STAS domain-containing protein, with protein MKELIVNLQGKLDSLLGNTFREKTDPLLRTEPHKILLDARDLQVWDESGLLSLKNSSLTHLSSQYAACGLSESLMGDWNRLGLREKIPYFKTREEAKYYLVSDQNLDRNFEPNESTTACPACLQILRVQGKGNYRCPSCDHTFYLTADYRTASYEKLF; from the coding sequence GTGAAAGAATTGATCGTCAATTTACAAGGCAAACTGGATTCCTTACTCGGAAACACTTTTCGAGAAAAAACGGATCCTTTACTTCGAACTGAGCCTCATAAAATTCTACTGGATGCCAGAGACCTGCAAGTCTGGGACGAGAGCGGTTTACTCTCTCTCAAAAATTCTTCTCTCACTCATTTAAGTTCCCAATATGCCGCCTGCGGATTGTCCGAAAGTCTGATGGGAGACTGGAACCGACTTGGACTCCGAGAAAAAATCCCGTACTTCAAAACTAGAGAAGAAGCAAAATATTATCTAGTCTCCGATCAAAATTTAGATCGGAATTTTGAACCTAACGAAAGCACTACGGCCTGTCCGGCTTGCCTCCAGATTTTAAGAGTGCAGGGGAAAGGAAACTACCGCTGTCCTTCCTGCGACCATACTTTCTACCTGACCGCAGACTATAGAACGGCTAGTTACGAGAAATTATTCTAA
- a CDS encoding adenylate/guanylate cyclase domain-containing protein, protein MGTQTSHKQSFGQKILDLTLVLPRLFYSGIRAKLAWFTGSLIVLTILILSFIYVRQQTEILTDSYDREAAISRKYISSLVLELDNISQSLIRIEEFRDRVSKQTEALKKYKTTKTVVQEKKVSFFGIKTSLFGALGKNTVRKTLDTYYSAYLSKDDIQVLEKNIRLQLQQGGEEVVGDKEFARLQAMAKKFVFADREANQIRKRLGELKENQEKPDHTEISAAEEELRKKLILARKLRSDLDEHIVSILADSKKRKIKELGLDTGRFRIQTFPVSGIIPGEASEPTLDTKIFDSESSLNQAPMEENLEEGLKSALSSLLEGAGVLGEIRPTSFQQNGLELQALYSPHFRNPASTERAKLLESRRNTLGPWTNYLREEQEILSEISKIPPVLETRLKELKEKKPPIPPFKDKEFKKQYTQYAALIRKRNLLYATYLRNNPPKEEEGLEVESFGSIRDSALEDQILLRFRPDGSDYGKSVQSEEGKETFQKRWNSVREWIYSGESETPTAKLKAQFPDGIIGNSRTEAEQILWKLDVTPLISEVSEDLPTVVLASNFSGVIRTVVDRTEGLESIRRNRDRAVLSALGICGFSIFLAVFISGFVVTKIKRLIRNAEQVGKGDLNVEFEQGGSDEFGNLSVALNQMVTGLREREKIKGILGSMIDPVVIGEAMKDLAALKRGTEKRVTAFFSDVAGFSNISEKLSSVELSELLNEYLSAMTLILKEHDGVLDKYIGDAIVGIFNAPVDVEGHCLKATRASIKMLDKLEELRSGWKKGQKYIPDARDMKIRIGLNTGLAKVGFMGTDALASYTMMGDTVNLAARLEAAGKDYGVSILVSDSVHTEIKDSIFTRKLDLVRVKGKNEPVILYEAISELKGVASAKKEIIGLYEEGLALYLDRKWDPAVKKFKESEKAKGKDDKAVQLLVERCNEYKKTPPPTSWDGVYTRDHK, encoded by the coding sequence ATGGGTACACAGACTTCTCACAAGCAGAGTTTCGGGCAAAAAATCCTAGATCTTACTCTAGTTCTTCCGAGACTATTTTATTCGGGAATACGGGCAAAACTTGCCTGGTTTACTGGAAGTCTGATCGTTCTGACAATTCTAATACTTTCCTTCATTTATGTGAGACAACAGACCGAGATTCTCACGGATAGTTATGATAGGGAAGCCGCTATTTCCAGAAAATATATCTCTTCTCTCGTTCTGGAATTGGACAATATTTCCCAAAGTTTGATCCGGATCGAAGAATTTAGAGACCGGGTCAGCAAACAAACAGAAGCATTAAAAAAATATAAAACAACCAAGACCGTAGTCCAAGAAAAGAAGGTTTCCTTTTTTGGGATCAAGACCAGTCTGTTTGGCGCTTTAGGAAAAAATACGGTCCGTAAAACTCTGGATACGTATTATTCCGCTTATCTTTCTAAAGATGATATACAAGTTTTAGAAAAGAATATCCGACTTCAGTTACAACAAGGTGGAGAAGAAGTAGTCGGCGATAAAGAATTCGCACGTCTCCAAGCAATGGCTAAAAAATTCGTATTCGCGGATAGAGAAGCCAATCAAATCCGAAAACGCTTGGGTGAATTAAAAGAAAATCAGGAAAAACCGGATCATACCGAAATCTCTGCCGCCGAAGAAGAGCTCCGTAAAAAATTAATTTTAGCTCGAAAGCTCAGATCTGATTTAGATGAACATATAGTCTCCATACTTGCAGATTCCAAAAAAAGAAAGATCAAAGAATTAGGATTAGATACTGGCAGATTTAGGATCCAAACATTCCCAGTTTCAGGTATCATACCTGGCGAAGCTTCCGAGCCTACATTAGATACTAAAATTTTCGATTCGGAATCTTCTTTAAACCAAGCTCCCATGGAAGAAAATTTGGAAGAAGGTTTAAAATCCGCGTTAAGTTCTCTTTTAGAAGGAGCTGGGGTTTTAGGAGAAATTCGTCCTACTTCTTTCCAACAAAATGGTTTGGAACTGCAGGCATTATATTCTCCTCATTTCAGAAATCCCGCGTCTACGGAAAGAGCCAAACTTTTGGAATCTAGAAGAAATACACTCGGACCTTGGACCAATTATTTAAGAGAAGAACAGGAAATTCTATCAGAAATTTCTAAAATTCCTCCCGTCTTGGAGACCAGACTCAAGGAATTAAAAGAGAAGAAGCCTCCGATTCCTCCATTCAAGGACAAAGAATTTAAGAAACAATATACACAATACGCAGCATTAATACGTAAGAGAAATTTATTATATGCAACGTATCTTCGGAACAATCCTCCTAAAGAAGAGGAAGGACTGGAAGTGGAATCTTTCGGTTCTATTAGGGATTCCGCTTTAGAAGACCAGATCTTACTCAGATTTAGACCGGATGGTTCCGATTATGGGAAATCGGTACAATCGGAAGAAGGAAAAGAAACTTTCCAGAAACGTTGGAATTCCGTCAGAGAATGGATCTATTCCGGAGAAAGTGAAACTCCTACTGCAAAATTAAAAGCGCAATTTCCGGATGGGATTATCGGGAACAGTAGGACGGAAGCTGAACAGATCCTTTGGAAATTAGATGTTACACCTTTAATTTCAGAAGTTTCGGAAGATCTTCCTACAGTCGTATTGGCCTCCAATTTTTCAGGAGTGATCCGAACCGTAGTAGATAGAACGGAAGGTTTGGAATCTATTCGCCGCAATAGAGACAGGGCTGTACTTTCCGCATTAGGTATCTGCGGATTTTCCATCTTCCTAGCTGTGTTTATTTCCGGTTTTGTGGTCACAAAGATCAAACGTTTGATTCGAAACGCGGAACAAGTAGGAAAAGGAGATCTAAACGTAGAATTCGAGCAGGGCGGAAGCGACGAATTCGGAAATCTTTCTGTCGCACTCAACCAAATGGTTACCGGTCTTCGAGAAAGGGAGAAGATCAAAGGTATCCTTGGAAGTATGATCGATCCTGTTGTGATCGGAGAGGCAATGAAGGATCTTGCTGCTCTCAAAAGAGGTACTGAAAAAAGGGTAACGGCATTTTTCTCGGATGTAGCAGGATTTTCTAATATTAGTGAAAAGTTAAGTTCGGTGGAATTATCCGAACTATTGAACGAATATCTTTCCGCGATGACCCTGATCCTGAAAGAACATGACGGAGTTTTGGACAAATACATCGGGGATGCGATCGTAGGTATTTTTAATGCACCGGTAGATGTAGAAGGTCATTGTTTAAAAGCAACTAGAGCTTCTATTAAAATGTTAGATAAGCTGGAAGAATTACGATCCGGTTGGAAGAAGGGCCAAAAATATATTCCTGATGCAAGGGATATGAAGATCCGGATCGGATTGAATACTGGGCTTGCCAAAGTTGGATTTATGGGAACTGATGCTCTCGCATCTTATACGATGATGGGAGACACGGTAAATCTAGCGGCTCGTTTGGAAGCTGCAGGTAAGGATTATGGAGTTTCTATCTTGGTTTCCGATTCAGTTCATACCGAAATTAAGGATTCCATTTTTACTAGAAAACTAGATCTAGTCCGAGTGAAGGGTAAAAATGAGCCTGTAATCTTATACGAAGCGATCTCAGAATTGAAAGGTGTCGCTTCGGCCAAAAAAGAAATTATCGGTTTATATGAAGAAGGTTTAGCACTGTACTTGGATCGCAAATGGGATCCTGCTGTTAAAAAATTCAAAGAGTCAGAAAAAGCAAAAGGTAAGGACGATAAGGCAGTCCAGTTACTTGTAGAAAGATGTAATGAGTATAAAAAAACTCCACCTCCAACTTCTTGGGATGGGGTTTATACTAGGGATCATAAATAA
- the recD gene encoding exodeoxyribonuclease V subunit alpha gives MKEESLETILDQEYAGFLTQEFSTYAKEIPYETLFSWNLSLIQAFKTGNLAVPFAEKNTISDLLFKKRDNLLYFSKIFNQLTAVEKGFENLLKVGAGTKSEKVQEVLKELISSNPLSIKRGNKEYILCGEGEQKEALEKALQHSFFVLTGGPGTGKTTVVANVIRGLLRLGYDLKQIGLAAPTGRAAQRLKESLENTISNLRTKNGLDDSISEIPTSTLHRLLEYNPRKRNYKYGKNFPLPYRVIILDEVSMVDLHMMFRLMEALPFEVENFRFILLGDPNQLPSVEAGAVLSDLVKSLKKLNSENLIELKTSHRQEEEFSSISKAAELCVKENISLPEFQENLPKSIQLETIFPSSRKEDLKGFYQITLDYKKEWKEFLKRTAEDRILPIFSKLPNPNSPQELKEYLNKDLNRFKILTILRNGIFGSEYINKELTELILHHKKGNLVQIGTKTYFSGLPILITKNDRVRGVYNGDTGLVLEVQTPNGGSELRALFFIEGEIRDFALDTLPPHEPAFAITVHKSQGSEYDSIFIIYPPDPSDLNTEEVSLELFKKEILYTAITRAKRSAFLVSEKKLLEYSLRNRFERLTGFKLV, from the coding sequence ATGAAAGAAGAATCCCTCGAAACAATTTTAGATCAGGAATATGCAGGGTTTCTCACTCAGGAATTTTCAACTTACGCAAAGGAAATCCCGTACGAAACGTTATTCTCTTGGAACTTATCCTTAATCCAAGCCTTTAAAACCGGAAATCTTGCAGTTCCGTTCGCTGAAAAAAACACGATCTCAGATTTATTATTCAAAAAAAGAGACAATTTATTATATTTTTCTAAAATATTCAATCAACTAACTGCAGTTGAGAAAGGTTTCGAAAACTTACTCAAGGTTGGTGCCGGGACTAAATCCGAAAAAGTACAAGAAGTTTTAAAAGAACTCATTTCTTCCAATCCTCTCTCAATCAAAAGAGGGAATAAAGAATATATACTTTGTGGAGAAGGAGAACAAAAAGAAGCCTTAGAAAAAGCACTTCAGCATTCATTTTTTGTTCTAACGGGCGGACCAGGTACGGGAAAAACGACTGTAGTAGCCAATGTGATCCGCGGACTTTTACGATTGGGTTATGATCTAAAGCAGATTGGGCTTGCGGCACCTACAGGAAGAGCGGCTCAAAGATTAAAAGAATCCTTAGAGAATACGATCTCTAATCTTCGTACAAAAAACGGATTGGATGATTCCATTTCCGAAATCCCGACTTCCACATTACATAGACTTTTAGAATATAATCCTAGAAAAAGAAATTATAAATACGGTAAAAATTTCCCACTCCCCTATCGAGTGATCATCTTGGACGAGGTGTCGATGGTGGATCTGCACATGATGTTCAGATTAATGGAAGCCTTACCATTCGAAGTCGAAAATTTCAGATTTATACTTTTAGGAGACCCGAATCAACTTCCTAGCGTGGAAGCCGGAGCGGTTTTATCCGACCTAGTCAAATCCTTAAAAAAACTAAATTCTGAAAATCTAATAGAATTAAAAACAAGCCATAGACAAGAAGAGGAATTTTCTTCTATTTCTAAAGCGGCGGAACTTTGTGTAAAAGAGAATATTTCTTTGCCTGAATTCCAAGAGAATCTTCCTAAATCTATACAATTAGAAACAATTTTTCCAAGTTCTAGAAAGGAAGATCTAAAGGGTTTTTATCAGATCACATTAGATTATAAAAAAGAATGGAAGGAATTTTTAAAAAGAACTGCGGAAGATAGGATTCTGCCTATATTTTCTAAACTTCCAAATCCGAATTCTCCACAGGAACTAAAAGAATATTTAAACAAAGACTTAAATCGATTTAAGATACTTACAATCCTTAGAAACGGGATTTTTGGAAGTGAATACATCAATAAAGAATTAACAGAACTCATTTTACATCACAAAAAAGGAAATTTAGTCCAGATCGGGACCAAAACTTATTTTTCGGGACTCCCTATACTTATTACGAAAAACGATAGAGTGAGAGGAGTTTATAACGGAGACACAGGTCTTGTTTTAGAAGTCCAAACTCCGAATGGAGGAAGCGAACTAAGAGCATTATTTTTTATAGAAGGAGAGATCAGAGACTTCGCATTAGATACTCTTCCTCCTCATGAACCTGCTTTTGCAATCACAGTTCACAAGTCCCAAGGTTCTGAATATGATTCTATTTTTATTATTTATCCGCCTGATCCTTCGGATCTAAATACGGAAGAAGTTTCCTTGGAACTTTTCAAAAAGGAAATTTTATATACTGCGATCACTAGAGCAAAACGTTCCGCATTTTTGGTTTCGGAAAAAAAACTTTTAGAATATTCTCTCCGAAACCGTTTTGAAAGATTAACCGGTTTTAAACTGGTTTAG